A window from Mus caroli chromosome 2, CAROLI_EIJ_v1.1, whole genome shotgun sequence encodes these proteins:
- the LOC110289484 gene encoding heat shock cognate 71 kDa protein-like, giving the protein MVQGAEKYKAEDEKQRDKVSSKNSLESYAFDMKATVQDEKRQGKINDEDKQKILDKCNEIISWLDKSQTAEKEEFEHQQKELEKVCNPIITKLYQSAGGMPGGMHGGFPGGGAPPSGGASSGPTIEEVD; this is encoded by the coding sequence ATGGTCCAAGGAGCTGAGAAGTACAAAGCTGaggatgagaagcagagagataagGTTTCCTCCAAGAATTCACTGGAGTCCTATGCCTTCGACATGAAAGCAACTGTGCAAGATGAGAAACGTCAAGGCAAGATCAATGATGAGGACAAGCAGAAGATTCTTGACAAGTGCAATGAAATCATCAGCTGGCTGGATAAGAGCCAgactgcagagaaggaagaatttgaGCATCAGcagaaagaactggagaaagtCTGCAACCCCATCATTACCAAGCTGTACCAGAGTGCTGGTGGCATGCCTGGAGGAATGCATGGTGGCTTCCCAGGTGGAGGAGCTCCCCCATCTGGTGGTGCTTCTTCAGGCCCCACCATTGAAGAGGTGGATTAA